The Leptotrichia trevisanii DSM 22070 genome includes a region encoding these proteins:
- a CDS encoding L-threonylcarbamoyladenylate synthase: MTKIQDTVNILKNGGVAIFPTDTVYGIGALPEKKYVEKIYKIKKRDFSKKIIALISDKKILPELINETDKNIKKIENILEKYWPGELTVIFQANQNFTKNFDESMKTIGIRIPKNKTALEIIKNAGGVLLTTSANISGENAVTKVEKLSEELLKNVDIVFPNKNSELTGKPSTIVKYENGELSLLREGNISFEEIMENFK, encoded by the coding sequence ATGACTAAAATTCAAGATACAGTGAATATTTTAAAAAATGGAGGAGTTGCCATATTCCCAACTGATACTGTCTATGGGATAGGTGCTCTTCCAGAAAAAAAATATGTGGAAAAAATTTATAAAATTAAAAAAAGGGATTTTTCAAAAAAAATAATTGCGTTAATCAGTGATAAAAAAATTTTACCAGAGTTGATAAATGAAACTGATAAAAATATAAAAAAAATTGAAAATATCCTTGAAAAATACTGGCCGGGAGAATTAACCGTCATTTTTCAGGCAAATCAGAATTTTACAAAAAATTTTGATGAAAGTATGAAAACAATTGGAATCCGTATTCCAAAAAATAAAACTGCTCTGGAAATAATAAAAAACGCTGGTGGTGTCTTATTAACTACAAGTGCAAATATTTCAGGTGAAAATGCTGTTACTAAGGTAGAAAAACTGAGTGAAGAACTGTTAAAAAATGTGGATATTGTCTTTCCAAATAAAAATTCGGAATTGACAGGAAAGCCCTCTACAATTGTGAAGTATGAAAATGGAGAACTCTCATTGTTAAGGGAAGGAAATATTTCGTTTGAAGAAATAATGGAAAATTTTAAATAA
- a CDS encoding ribose-phosphate diphosphokinase, whose product MITLTKEDKSKIRIFSGSSSEVLAEKIVKYLDMDLSSAEIVRFADGETFAKANESVRGCKVFIIQSTSKPVNESIMELLVFIDAIKRSSAREIIAVIPYYGYARQDRKASPREPITSKLVANLLTVAGATRVITMDLHARQIQGFFDIPVDHMEALPILAKHFIKYGFSPEDTVVVSPDVGGVKRARGLANWLHTPLAIIDKRRAKANVSEVMNIIGDIKGKKAVLIDDMIDTAGTICNAAQALIDKGASEVYACATHAVFSDPAIERLKNSAFTEVVVTDTIQLPEDRKFDKLKILSTSKMFAEIIKRIATNNPISDLFEMPVDDGDDD is encoded by the coding sequence AAGAAGACAAAAGCAAAATAAGAATTTTTTCAGGATCATCAAGTGAAGTGCTGGCAGAAAAAATTGTAAAATATTTGGATATGGATTTATCCTCTGCTGAAATTGTGAGATTTGCCGATGGGGAAACTTTTGCAAAAGCAAACGAAAGTGTGCGTGGATGTAAAGTATTTATTATTCAGTCTACTTCAAAACCTGTAAATGAAAGTATTATGGAGCTTTTAGTTTTTATTGATGCGATTAAAAGATCATCAGCGAGAGAAATTATTGCGGTAATTCCTTATTATGGATATGCAAGACAAGACAGAAAAGCAAGTCCACGTGAACCAATTACATCAAAACTTGTTGCAAACTTGCTTACTGTAGCAGGGGCTACAAGGGTAATCACAATGGATTTACATGCAAGACAAATTCAAGGATTTTTTGACATTCCAGTGGATCATATGGAAGCATTACCAATTTTGGCCAAACACTTTATAAAATATGGATTCAGCCCAGAAGATACAGTCGTTGTTTCACCTGACGTCGGTGGAGTAAAAAGAGCAAGAGGACTTGCAAATTGGCTACATACACCACTTGCAATAATTGACAAAAGACGTGCAAAGGCAAATGTTTCAGAAGTTATGAACATTATTGGAGATATAAAAGGGAAAAAAGCTGTTTTAATTGACGATATGATTGATACAGCGGGAACAATTTGTAATGCGGCACAGGCTCTAATTGACAAGGGGGCATCAGAAGTTTACGCATGTGCTACACACGCCGTATTCTCGGATCCTGCGATTGAAAGGCTAAAAAACTCAGCTTTTACAGAAGTTGTAGTAACTGACACAATCCAATTGCCTGAAGATAGAAAATTTGACAAACTGAAAATTTTATCAACAAGTAAAATGTTTGCGGAAATAATAAAAAGAATTGCAACAAATAATCCAATAAGCGACTTATTTGAAATGCCAGTTGACGATGGTGACGATGACTAA